One part of the Leucoraja erinacea ecotype New England chromosome 17, Leri_hhj_1, whole genome shotgun sequence genome encodes these proteins:
- the LOC129705033 gene encoding sorting nexin-20-like isoform X2, giving the protein MEDGDNDQTNRLQRLSMSDDQPAASCGNEALCGRALPEALLTTKQLFQYWNTMNKKVKPIRLLFEIPETRTVNEQCSRYVMYKVVVIKSGTYDGNQAYIERRYSDFEKLHRNILRNFKEEVEEITFPKKMMAGNFLPGKIAERKLAFRDYLAQLYAIKDIRFSDEFIEFFYLPEVQEGYGCLRSGQYTRALKGLLNVFSLQEKLCMHRHITLVLTLSAIGLCCRDLGHIEDAYVFCEKAGLILHDFSCHQYYYPLMKIQVALGNELGRNMRHLQDRLIKMEERHGNQSNQPSLKELVVQEYIQDG; this is encoded by the exons CGCTGTGCGGCAGGGCTCTGCCAGAAGCTCTGCTGACCACCAAGCAGCTGTTTCAGTACTGGAACACCATGAACAAGAAGGTGAAACCCATCCGCCTGCTCTTCGAGATACCAGAGACCAGAACTGTGAATGAGCAGTGCTCCAGATATGTG ATGTACAAGGTGGTGGTGATCAAGTCGGGCACCTACGATGGCAACCAGGCCTACATTGAACGGCGATACTCGGACTTTGAAAAACTGCACAGGAATATCCTGAGGAACTTTAAAGAAGAGGTGGAAGAGATCACTTTTCCAAAGAAAATGATGGCGGGGAACTTTCTTCCCGGGAAAATCGCCGAGCGGAAGCTGGCGTTCCGGGACTATCTGGCGCAGTTGTACGCAATCAAAGACATCCGCTTCTCCGATGAGTTTATTGAATTTTTCTATCTGCCAGAGGTGCAGGAGGGATACGGGTGCCTGAGGAGTGGACAGTACACCAGGGCTCTGAAGGGTCTCCTCAATGTGTTCAGCTTACAGGAGAAGCTGTGTATGCATCGCCACATTACCCTGGTCCTCACTCTCAGTGCTATTGGACTGTGTTGCAGAGACCTGGGGCATATAGAAGATGCCTATGTATTTTGCGAGAAGGCTGGGCTTATCTTGCACGATTTTAGTTGCCACCAGTACTATTACCCTCTGATGAAGATTCAGGTCGCCCTGGGAAACGAGTTGGGGAGGAACATGCGGCACTTACAGGACAGGCTGATCAAAATGGAGGAGCGCCACGGAAACCAAAGCAACCAGCCGTCACTGAAAGAGCTGGTGGTGCAGGAATACATACAGGACGGCTGA